One Streptosporangium sp. NBC_01495 DNA window includes the following coding sequences:
- a CDS encoding helix-turn-helix transcriptional regulator, translated as MRAARLMSLVLLLQARGGMTAAELSQELEVSERTVHRDMLALSEAGVPVYADRGRGGGYRLLDGYRTRLTGLDRAEAEALFLSGVPEALREMGLSEVAATARLKASAALSPGLRDAPATAAQRFHLDAPGWFASERPPPAALAPLARAVWGDHPVTALYRRATRTRPGEQTGQTGQAAETRRTERAGRGEQAGESEQTEAARQTEQAGAARRLEPYGLVLKAGVWYLATRFAIYRVDRFDEVEIHSGLRFERDGAFDLAAFWSERAAQFAGSLLTTHVTVRLSPAGRRALPSVADPAALDAALASAGEPDERGWVTFRLPVESPEVAYSQILRFGPEAEVVDPPGLRARLAEAAARLRDLYASPCPSGSPADTFDTGDTRVSDR; from the coding sequence GTGCGCGCAGCCAGGTTGATGTCGTTGGTCCTGCTGCTCCAGGCCCGGGGCGGGATGACCGCGGCGGAGCTCTCCCAGGAGCTGGAGGTCTCCGAGCGGACCGTCCACCGTGACATGCTGGCCCTGTCGGAGGCCGGTGTGCCGGTGTACGCCGACCGCGGGCGGGGTGGCGGCTACCGGCTGCTGGACGGATACCGCACCCGCCTCACCGGGCTGGACCGCGCCGAGGCGGAGGCGCTGTTCCTGTCGGGCGTGCCGGAGGCGCTGCGGGAGATGGGACTGAGCGAGGTGGCGGCCACGGCGCGCCTGAAGGCCTCGGCAGCGCTCTCCCCCGGACTCCGCGACGCCCCCGCGACCGCGGCTCAGCGCTTCCACCTGGACGCCCCCGGCTGGTTCGCGAGCGAGCGGCCTCCCCCGGCGGCGCTGGCGCCCCTGGCCAGGGCGGTGTGGGGCGACCACCCGGTCACCGCCCTCTACCGGCGTGCCACGCGCACCCGTCCGGGCGAGCAGACCGGGCAGACCGGACAAGCCGCGGAAACCAGGAGAACCGAGCGGGCCGGACGCGGCGAACAAGCCGGGGAGAGCGAGCAGACCGAAGCGGCCAGGCAGACCGAGCAGGCCGGCGCCGCCCGGCGCCTGGAGCCGTACGGGCTCGTGCTGAAGGCGGGGGTCTGGTACCTGGCGACCCGGTTCGCCATCTACCGGGTCGACCGCTTCGACGAGGTCGAGATCCACTCCGGCCTGCGCTTCGAGCGGGACGGCGCCTTCGACCTGGCCGCGTTCTGGAGCGAGAGGGCGGCGCAGTTCGCCGGGTCCCTGCTCACCACGCACGTCACCGTACGCCTCAGCCCCGCCGGCCGCCGCGCGCTCCCCTCCGTCGCCGACCCCGCGGCCCTCGACGCCGCCCTGGCCTCCGCCGGTGAGCCCGACGAACGGGGGTGGGTCACGTTCCGCCTGCCCGTCGAGTCGCCGGAGGTCGCCTACAGCCAGATCCTCCGCTTCGGCCCGGAGGCCGAGGTCGTCGACCCGCCCGGCCTCCGGGCACGCCTGGCCGAAGCCGCCGCCCGCCTGCGCGACCTGTACGCCTCCCCCTGCCCCTCCGGCTCCCCCGCCGACACCTTCGATACCGGCGACACCCGCGTGTCAGACCGCTGA